The Sinomicrobium kalidii genome contains a region encoding:
- a CDS encoding DUF6443 domain-containing protein, with amino-acid sequence MKAQILLYTLCSLFFCGQLLAQDPPATIVKQNYTLNSGQSQSYTATQSITLKPTTWIKAGSTFSAKVVSDAYIPIAISSTENYILTRSYQKGMTGSGGITENKDVIDRVVYYDGLGRPKQEIAIKASDGKQDLITHIEYDEFGRQDKEYLPYRAGQNKGQFNGSALSQTNSFYNTTKYENTTNPYSEKVFEPSPLNRVEEVGAPGTPWKASPNSDNDHTIKYRYTTNGDSGVRLYQVSLTSDYTPSLEASGLYEANQLYATVTKDENWQPGDGHLHTTWEFKDKQDRVILKRTYATVNGAVKNHDTYYVYDDYGNLTYVLPPKVNTSDGVSTAELNELCYQYRYDARNRLIEKKLPGKGKEYIVYNKLDQPVMTQDTKLKNQNKWLFTKYDAFGRVAYTGVKHHAGDREAFQNSANNTTSFKQYETKTTTANTYAGTSVYYTKDAIPKTMDEIHTINYYDNYTFNKAGLTVPTTVLGQTVDTRTKTLATGSKTRVLGTNHWITTINAYDKKGRLIYTATKNPYLNTTDIVESKLDFAGKVLETKTTHTKGNNPAIVTVDKFEYDHMGRLLTQTQKVNNQAEELIAENTYDDLGQLEQKKVGNTRSKPLQTIDYAYNVRGWLKAINDADNLGNSLFGFQVNYNTSRSGAVPALYNGNIAETYWKTANDNTLRRYAYTYDALNRITSGLYNGGGHTNRYTLKDIAYDKNGNITQLTRNGAINTNASSFGEMDRLSYAYYNGGNFLVKVSDAANKVYGFKDGGNTDNDYGRDANGNTTRDKNKGITSIAYNHLNLPTRISFGTNKIDYIYDASGTKLEKAVTRGSSVTTTEYAGKYIYENGQLRQFTTPEGYVEPDGSTYRYVYQFTDIWGNVRLSYTNQGTASSPNLQILQERNPYPFGLEHRGYNNVVTGVENNYKTYQGQEFTKDLGLNVHEWRYRISDPAIGRFWQIDPLAEDYTYNSSYAFQENKLGMGIELEGLEALPRNSAAIYEARMAQADELERQGKVGEAVSLRNTANNIAKATTNIIMIGLAYMTGGSSGVVEEVVEQATGIPIIPGADDILKKGGKKLILGTNRKVGKEAEKMVTEGLEKEFKGGEVLEQVSGKFEDGKRTVFDNVVIDKKTGKAKMVNETKSGNATYTKNQSRYHRDGESVTLTGKNAGAAKGQVINKNNTPSRTSRVDVEKKSIEIE; translated from the coding sequence ATGAAAGCACAAATACTGTTATATACGCTATGCAGCCTGTTTTTTTGCGGACAGTTGCTCGCCCAGGACCCGCCTGCTACGATAGTCAAACAAAACTATACGCTGAATTCCGGGCAGAGCCAAAGCTACACAGCTACGCAGAGCATTACCTTAAAACCCACCACCTGGATCAAGGCCGGGAGTACCTTTTCAGCCAAGGTGGTTTCCGACGCCTATATTCCCATTGCCATTAGTAGCACAGAGAATTATATTCTGACCCGCAGTTACCAGAAAGGGATGACCGGTAGCGGAGGAATAACCGAAAACAAGGATGTGATCGACCGGGTGGTGTATTACGATGGCCTGGGCCGTCCCAAACAGGAAATAGCCATTAAAGCGTCTGACGGAAAACAAGATTTGATCACCCATATCGAATATGATGAGTTTGGCAGGCAGGACAAAGAGTACCTGCCCTATCGGGCCGGGCAGAACAAGGGGCAGTTTAATGGCAGTGCATTGTCTCAGACCAACAGTTTTTATAACACAACTAAATACGAAAACACGACGAACCCTTACAGCGAAAAGGTCTTTGAACCTTCGCCCCTGAACCGCGTGGAAGAGGTCGGTGCCCCGGGAACCCCGTGGAAGGCCAGTCCCAACAGCGATAATGACCATACGATTAAATACCGATATACGACCAATGGGGATAGTGGAGTACGTTTATATCAAGTAAGCTTAACTTCAGATTACACCCCGAGTTTAGAAGCATCCGGACTTTATGAGGCCAACCAACTCTATGCGACAGTGACCAAAGACGAGAACTGGCAACCGGGAGATGGTCACCTGCATACGACTTGGGAATTTAAGGACAAACAGGACCGGGTGATACTCAAACGTACCTATGCTACTGTAAACGGTGCCGTAAAGAACCACGACACCTATTATGTCTATGATGATTACGGGAATTTAACCTATGTGCTCCCGCCCAAGGTCAACACTTCGGACGGGGTGTCTACCGCAGAATTGAATGAATTGTGCTACCAGTACCGGTATGACGCAAGAAACCGGCTAATCGAAAAGAAACTTCCCGGGAAGGGTAAAGAATATATTGTCTACAATAAGCTGGACCAGCCTGTAATGACGCAGGACACGAAATTAAAGAATCAAAATAAATGGTTGTTTACCAAGTATGATGCTTTTGGGCGGGTGGCCTATACCGGGGTAAAGCACCATGCAGGAGATAGAGAAGCATTCCAAAACTCAGCCAACAACACTACCAGTTTTAAGCAATACGAAACTAAGACTACAACAGCCAATACTTATGCAGGAACTTCGGTATATTATACCAAAGATGCCATTCCCAAGACTATGGATGAGATCCATACGATCAATTATTACGATAACTATACTTTTAACAAGGCCGGGTTAACGGTCCCCACGACGGTACTGGGACAAACAGTGGATACAAGAACCAAAACCTTAGCCACAGGGAGTAAGACCAGGGTGTTGGGCACCAACCACTGGATCACAACGATCAATGCCTATGACAAAAAGGGGAGGTTGATCTATACGGCCACGAAAAACCCTTACCTGAACACTACGGATATTGTAGAAAGTAAGCTGGACTTTGCAGGCAAGGTATTGGAAACGAAAACCACCCATACCAAAGGGAACAACCCTGCCATAGTAACGGTAGATAAGTTTGAATACGACCATATGGGCAGGCTGCTGACGCAAACCCAGAAGGTGAACAACCAGGCAGAAGAACTGATTGCTGAAAACACCTATGATGACTTGGGGCAACTGGAGCAGAAAAAGGTAGGGAATACCCGGAGCAAGCCTCTACAAACAATAGACTATGCTTATAATGTACGGGGCTGGCTAAAGGCGATCAACGACGCAGATAACCTGGGGAACAGTCTGTTCGGTTTCCAGGTGAATTACAACACCAGCCGCAGTGGAGCGGTACCTGCACTGTATAATGGCAATATAGCAGAGACCTATTGGAAAACGGCCAATGACAATACGTTAAGGCGATATGCTTATACCTATGACGCTTTGAACCGTATTACCTCGGGATTGTATAACGGAGGCGGACATACCAACCGCTATACGTTAAAGGACATCGCCTATGACAAAAACGGGAATATTACCCAACTGACCCGTAATGGCGCCATAAATACCAATGCTTCTTCATTTGGAGAAATGGACAGGTTGAGCTATGCGTATTACAATGGGGGTAATTTTTTAGTCAAGGTAAGTGATGCCGCCAATAAGGTTTATGGTTTTAAGGATGGCGGTAATACGGATAATGATTATGGCCGGGATGCCAATGGCAATACCACAAGGGACAAGAACAAAGGGATTACATCTATTGCCTATAATCATCTAAATCTACCGACCCGGATAAGTTTTGGAACCAATAAAATTGACTATATTTACGATGCCTCGGGTACCAAGTTAGAGAAGGCGGTTACCCGGGGAAGTTCTGTGACAACTACCGAGTATGCAGGGAAGTATATCTATGAAAACGGGCAATTACGCCAGTTTACTACGCCCGAGGGATATGTAGAACCCGATGGAAGTACATATCGGTATGTGTATCAATTTACTGACATCTGGGGTAATGTTAGATTGTCTTATACGAACCAGGGAACGGCAAGCAGCCCGAATTTACAAATCCTACAGGAACGTAATCCCTATCCCTTTGGTCTTGAGCATCGCGGATACAATAATGTTGTTACCGGGGTAGAAAACAATTATAAGACCTACCAGGGACAGGAGTTTACCAAAGACTTAGGGTTAAATGTTCATGAATGGAGATACCGTATCAGTGACCCGGCCATAGGCAGGTTCTGGCAGATCGACCCATTGGCGGAAGACTATACCTATAACTCTAGCTATGCATTCCAGGAGAATAAACTGGGTATGGGAATAGAGTTAGAAGGTCTTGAAGCACTTCCCAGAAACAGTGCTGCAATCTATGAAGCGAGAATGGCCCAGGCAGATGAATTAGAACGACAGGGAAAAGTTGGTGAAGCTGTCTCTTTAAGAAATACAGCCAATAATATAGCCAAAGCCACTACCAATATCATAATGATAGGATTGGCCTATATGACGGGTGGAAGTTCGGGAGTAGTTGAAGAAGTTGTAGAGCAAGCTACGGGAATTCCTATTATTCCTGGTGCGGATGATATTCTCAAAAAGGGAGGTAAAAAGCTAATCCTGGGAACCAATCGAAAAGTGGGAAAAGAAGCCGAAAAAATGGTTACAGAAGGATTAGAAAAAGAATTTAAAGGAGGTGAAGTTCTTGAACAGGTATCAGGGAAATTTGAGGACGGAAAACGGACCGTTTTCGATAATGTTGTAATTGATAAAAAGACAGGTAAGGCAAAAATGGTGAATGAGACAAAGAGCGGAAATGCTACCTACACCAAGAACCAAAGCCGTTACCATAGAGATGGGGAATCTGTGACCCTTACAGGCAAGAATGCCGGGGCGGCAAAAGGACAGGTAATCAATAAGAATAACACTCCTTCCAGGACATCGAGAGTAGATGTAGAGAAAAAAAGTATAGAAATAGAATAA
- a CDS encoding protein bicaudal D homolog — MKRKYLLLVILTIGYFGFSQNRFPTATNSNVVIDGGRLQIKKPSTTGGWARGVHYLDQNNTRYAGMGILGSGETPTRMYIGYGASPWAGGAGMYMLPDGNVGIGQLAPVATLDVNGTFRANSNMSGERKIYMEAPSTGNHRGNGTQNATGLVYRMDNPASGDPIFQVRSQGEAVRFFVEHDGWTGSNHNSAWFGGSKGNYFKGSVGIGTTSPDAKLAVNGVVHSKEVRVDLNGWSDFVFKEDYNLPTLKEVEQHIREKGHLKDIPSAEEVKENGVRLGEMDARLLQKIEELTLYTIQLQKQVETLRAQNIKQQREIDQLKTQ; from the coding sequence ATGAAAAGAAAGTATCTGCTTCTGGTAATCCTGACAATTGGTTATTTCGGTTTTTCTCAAAATCGATTTCCAACTGCAACAAATTCCAATGTAGTTATTGATGGAGGGCGATTACAAATAAAAAAACCATCGACTACGGGCGGATGGGCCCGGGGGGTTCATTATCTGGATCAGAATAATACGCGTTATGCCGGTATGGGGATACTAGGTAGTGGGGAAACCCCCACCCGGATGTATATAGGTTATGGTGCTTCTCCCTGGGCCGGAGGAGCGGGAATGTATATGTTACCGGATGGTAATGTAGGAATTGGCCAGCTGGCCCCCGTAGCTACATTAGATGTGAATGGAACATTCCGGGCCAATTCCAATATGTCGGGAGAAAGAAAAATTTATATGGAAGCCCCGTCCACCGGGAATCATCGGGGTAACGGAACCCAGAATGCTACAGGTTTGGTATATCGTATGGACAATCCGGCTTCGGGAGACCCTATTTTCCAGGTCAGAAGCCAGGGTGAGGCCGTACGTTTTTTTGTGGAACACGACGGATGGACCGGAAGTAATCATAATTCCGCCTGGTTTGGGGGAAGCAAAGGAAATTATTTTAAAGGAAGTGTAGGTATAGGCACAACATCCCCCGATGCCAAACTGGCGGTGAACGGCGTGGTACACAGTAAAGAAGTTCGGGTAGACCTGAATGGCTGGAGTGATTTTGTTTTTAAAGAAGATTACAACCTTCCCACTTTAAAGGAAGTCGAACAGCATATCAGGGAAAAGGGGCATTTAAAGGATATTCCGAGCGCTGAGGAAGTAAAAGAAAACGGGGTTCGCCTGGGAGAGATGGATGCCAGACTGTTGCAGAAGATTGAGGAACTCACCTTGTATACCATTCAATTACAAAAACAGGTAGAGACATTAAGAGCTCAGAACATAAAACAACAACGGGAAATCGACCAACTTAAAACGCAATAA
- a CDS encoding tail fiber protein, with the protein MMKRFILTFFLVTITVSLSNGQTVDVKYLNPKFGTGDPYKHFRFGTSGEYYAGFMWNNTNGAYGNGDDFTIFTYGNRDINLRTGTGNFIVFPSSGGNVGIGTTNPQSKLDIYRRGEEVSLLRFSTERPWEFIQTGTGGGSGLALRSKVNSKYFRIQSPEGVNNTVFFTSNTASASRVYLVPHGGRVGIGTGSPDAELTVKGKIHTQEVKVDLNGSVAPDYVFKEGYELRSLEEVQAHIKEKGHLPGIPSAEEMKEEGVNLKEMNLKLLEKVEELTLYVIQLKKENGKLKESVEVLEYNLKN; encoded by the coding sequence ATGATGAAGAGATTTATACTCACCTTTTTCTTGGTTACAATAACGGTCTCACTTTCAAACGGACAGACTGTAGATGTAAAATATTTAAATCCGAAATTCGGAACAGGGGATCCATATAAACATTTTCGGTTTGGAACTTCCGGCGAATACTATGCCGGGTTTATGTGGAACAATACCAATGGAGCGTATGGAAACGGAGACGATTTTACCATTTTCACCTATGGTAACCGCGATATAAACCTTCGAACCGGAACCGGAAATTTTATTGTATTCCCGAGTTCGGGTGGAAATGTGGGGATAGGGACTACAAATCCTCAAAGTAAACTGGACATATACCGAAGAGGAGAGGAGGTTTCTTTACTAAGATTCAGTACCGAACGCCCCTGGGAATTTATACAGACGGGGACCGGAGGTGGTTCGGGTTTGGCTTTAAGATCCAAAGTAAACAGCAAATATTTCAGAATACAATCTCCCGAAGGGGTTAACAATACTGTTTTCTTTACCAGTAACACAGCTTCTGCCAGCAGGGTATACTTAGTGCCACATGGCGGAAGAGTGGGAATAGGAACGGGGTCCCCTGATGCTGAACTCACGGTAAAAGGCAAAATCCATACTCAGGAAGTCAAGGTTGACTTGAATGGATCAGTAGCCCCGGACTATGTCTTTAAGGAGGGCTATGAGCTGCGTTCCCTGGAAGAAGTACAGGCTCATATTAAGGAAAAAGGGCACTTGCCGGGGATTCCTTCAGCGGAAGAGATGAAAGAGGAAGGGGTTAATCTAAAAGAGATGAATTTGAAATTGTTGGAGAAGGTGGAGGAGTTAACACTTTACGTAATACAATTAAAGAAAGAAAACGGAAAACTCAAGGAAAGCGTGGAGGTACTCGAATATAATTTGAAAAATTAA
- a CDS encoding RHS repeat domain-containing protein: MMKPIWIERNALTFILILGVNILFSQDGQDFELPNFTPPSPTAYELGRFGEVPIGLFTGAPNVAIPLADFKSKSVSVPISLNYSSNGIRVDQLSTKVGLGWNLFAGGVISRTVNQNPDELRGYQHPEVIDDNFRTRPWTDYFFDMSQQVSGISQPIRIDGEPDVFSFNFLGRTGKFTFNNQKQIVLLDNMSLKVVYNPEGENGFLITDEQGMKYYFKDKEETRMDAIGGQTEYNNIGHYVTTSWSLSRIENPNNSDIIYFEYDDEDYQYVASQSQHAYMYVDYPNNPNANVGCVFCNVSALSPKESPVIDNIMLVRGKRLSHISSNNPNLGSIDFQYNQVHSEVSDYSLLTSVLFKDKSDNTIENIVLNYTNSKNRMFLNEVTFSDPEKKYSLDYINLSGLPVRLSKSKDHWGFYNGKNNTELFPDMSSSTSSQTPGNRFASEFGGANREVDEEKAKTGLLKKITYPTKGYTEIEYESNTHRTSEEIDGDTETVRMVVTTDSNSPPFGETAESITLNDVSETGEIPLTISFGINYPSCFNEPHPPEADRKLFIEVENLTDPNDDDIIRKYGTPAGSNNQAITEDDASNHEYFLKLTANNDYRIKISVFYPCLSGDVRFTYQTSPSQTVNVNKKTGGLRVAKTTNYDNNNTFVSSKKYYYAAKDALDRSSGDISYMPNYFSRFTMVGACSGDSGLCCSWRADYDRINSNNINMLYRSSLQTTRYKYVTVSEDADDFSNGGIEHKFKLAPTLPGTQIFGTYSYVYSEGQRSWGDGFELEKTYFKSTGTSFTTVQKEINDYKRDTRKDEKIYGFKVSRKFHLPCRSYNTSDPDEQQLIRAHDELNVTMYYLYTNWAYLFSKTVKKYDDNGQNPVTTVTNYSYDNPGHYQLTKKETVSSEGKTIVSKNMYPQDIPSGSRTPAETKLINQHRIAEVIETENIVTDGSNNVFSQSIRHNEYDDFGNSVIQPKFIQSSKNGEPPENRIAYYKYDRYGNPEELSLVNGPRIVYLWGYNGQYPIAKIENATSYSSIPSTLITAAKNASNSGTEANLISALDDLREALPTAQVTTYTYSPLIGLSTITDPRGEKTTYSYDTFNRLQFIRDETNKLLEEYKYNYKN; this comes from the coding sequence ATGATGAAACCTATCTGGATCGAGCGAAATGCTTTAACATTTATTCTGATTTTAGGAGTAAATATTTTGTTTTCACAGGACGGACAAGATTTTGAATTACCAAATTTCACGCCTCCCTCTCCTACGGCCTATGAGTTAGGAAGGTTTGGGGAAGTCCCGATAGGCCTATTTACCGGAGCCCCTAATGTAGCTATACCATTAGCTGATTTTAAATCTAAAAGTGTATCGGTGCCGATATCATTAAATTATAGTTCAAATGGGATTAGAGTAGATCAATTATCTACAAAAGTAGGGCTGGGATGGAATTTATTTGCAGGTGGAGTAATTTCAAGGACGGTTAATCAAAATCCGGATGAATTAAGAGGGTATCAGCATCCGGAAGTGATTGATGACAATTTTAGAACCCGGCCCTGGACAGATTACTTTTTTGATATGAGTCAGCAAGTAAGCGGAATTTCACAACCTATACGTATAGATGGAGAACCGGATGTTTTTTCATTTAATTTCCTGGGGCGTACAGGTAAATTTACCTTTAATAATCAGAAACAGATTGTTTTGTTAGATAATATGTCATTAAAGGTCGTATATAACCCCGAAGGAGAGAACGGTTTTCTTATTACCGATGAACAGGGGATGAAATATTATTTTAAAGACAAGGAAGAAACCCGTATGGATGCTATTGGCGGACAAACGGAATATAATAATATTGGGCATTATGTGACGACATCGTGGAGTTTAAGCAGGATAGAAAACCCGAACAATAGCGATATCATATATTTTGAATATGATGATGAAGATTATCAATATGTGGCTTCGCAATCACAGCATGCATATATGTATGTAGATTATCCGAATAACCCTAATGCTAATGTAGGTTGTGTGTTTTGTAATGTCTCTGCTTTATCTCCAAAAGAGAGTCCGGTTATCGATAATATAATGTTAGTTAGAGGGAAGAGGTTATCTCATATCAGCAGCAATAATCCAAATCTTGGATCCATAGACTTCCAGTACAATCAGGTACACTCTGAAGTAAGTGATTATTCATTATTAACATCAGTCCTTTTTAAGGACAAGTCAGATAATACAATTGAAAACATCGTATTGAACTATACTAATTCAAAAAACAGGATGTTTTTAAATGAAGTTACCTTTTCAGATCCTGAAAAAAAATACAGTTTAGACTATATAAACCTTTCCGGACTTCCGGTAAGGTTATCTAAAAGTAAAGACCATTGGGGATTTTATAATGGTAAAAACAATACCGAACTCTTTCCTGATATGTCTTCATCTACTTCTTCGCAAACCCCGGGCAACAGGTTTGCATCAGAATTCGGTGGTGCGAACAGGGAAGTCGATGAAGAAAAAGCCAAAACCGGTCTTTTAAAAAAAATAACATATCCTACCAAAGGATATACCGAAATAGAATATGAAAGTAATACACATCGTACCTCAGAAGAAATAGATGGTGACACGGAAACTGTTCGAATGGTGGTTACCACCGATTCAAATTCTCCTCCTTTTGGAGAAACAGCTGAATCAATAACCTTGAATGATGTCAGTGAAACCGGGGAAATTCCTTTAACAATATCTTTCGGTATTAATTATCCGTCTTGTTTTAATGAGCCTCATCCACCCGAAGCTGATAGAAAGCTATTTATAGAAGTAGAAAATCTTACCGATCCAAATGACGATGACATCATAAGGAAATATGGAACCCCGGCCGGAAGTAATAACCAGGCCATTACCGAAGATGATGCCAGTAATCATGAATATTTTTTAAAGCTTACTGCAAACAATGATTACAGAATTAAAATAAGTGTCTTTTATCCCTGTTTATCCGGAGATGTACGTTTTACTTATCAAACCAGTCCTTCGCAAACCGTAAATGTAAACAAAAAGACCGGGGGGCTCCGTGTGGCTAAAACAACGAATTATGATAACAATAACACCTTTGTTTCGTCTAAAAAATATTATTACGCAGCGAAGGATGCTTTAGATAGATCATCCGGGGATATTAGCTATATGCCAAACTATTTTTCACGGTTCACCATGGTTGGCGCATGTTCTGGTGATAGTGGTTTATGTTGTTCCTGGAGAGCAGATTACGACAGGATAAATTCGAACAACATCAACATGTTATATAGGTCCTCTCTGCAGACAACCAGATATAAATATGTAACAGTTAGTGAAGATGCAGACGACTTTTCCAATGGAGGAATAGAACATAAATTTAAATTGGCTCCCACATTACCCGGGACTCAGATTTTTGGTACATATTCATATGTATATTCTGAAGGGCAGCGGTCCTGGGGAGATGGTTTTGAACTGGAAAAAACATATTTTAAATCAACCGGAACCTCTTTTACTACAGTTCAAAAAGAGATAAATGACTATAAAAGAGACACTAGAAAAGATGAAAAGATATATGGATTTAAGGTTTCAAGAAAATTTCATCTTCCTTGTCGGTCATATAATACTAGTGATCCTGATGAACAGCAATTAATAAGAGCACATGATGAATTAAATGTGACCATGTACTATTTATATACTAACTGGGCATATTTATTTTCTAAAACTGTAAAAAAATATGACGATAACGGCCAAAACCCGGTGACTACAGTAACCAATTACAGTTATGATAATCCCGGTCATTATCAACTAACAAAAAAAGAAACGGTAAGCAGTGAAGGAAAAACAATCGTTTCCAAAAACATGTATCCACAGGATATTCCGTCTGGTAGCAGAACACCCGCCGAAACAAAATTGATCAATCAGCATCGTATCGCTGAAGTTATTGAGACAGAGAATATTGTTACGGACGGAAGTAATAATGTGTTTTCACAAAGTATACGCCATAATGAATATGATGATTTTGGCAACAGTGTAATTCAGCCAAAGTTTATCCAATCCTCTAAAAACGGAGAACCGCCTGAGAACCGTATCGCATATTACAAGTATGACAGGTACGGCAATCCGGAAGAACTTTCCCTGGTAAACGGTCCGCGTATTGTTTATTTGTGGGGTTATAACGGTCAATACCCCATTGCCAAGATAGAAAACGCGACCTCATACAGTAGTATTCCTTCTACGCTGATTACTGCCGCGAAAAATGCGTCCAATAGTGGAACAGAAGCGAATTTAATAAGCGCCTTAGATGATCTCCGGGAGGCCTTACCCACTGCTCAGGTTACGACCTACACGTATAGCCCTTTAATCGGGCTCAGTACTATTACCGACCCCCGTGGTGAAAAAACGACTTATAGCTATGATACCTTTAACCGTTTGCAGTTTATCAGGGATGAGACCAATAAATTATTGGAAGAATATAAATACAATTATAAAAATTAA
- a CDS encoding RHS repeat domain-containing protein, which translates to MKPPACGLNPVGRGLYPAIGRFWQIDPLAEDYMYNSTYAFQENKLGALYNGNIAETYWKTANDNTLRRYAYTYDALNRITSGLYNGGGHTNRYTLKDIAYDKNGNITQLTRNGAINTNASSFGEMDRLSYAYYNGGNFLVKVSDAANKVYGFKDGGNTDNDYGRDANGNTTRDKNKGITSIAYNHLNLPTRISFGTNKIDYIYDASGTKLKKAVTEGSSVTTTEYAGKYIYENGSLTFFSHPEGYVTKENSAFKYVYQYKDHLGNVRLSYSDMNNDGAVDSSEIMDEKNYYPFGGTHAGYNTQVQGTYHPYGYNGKEENDELGLQWMDYGVRNYDKWLGRWMNLDPLAEKYSNLSPFSYVANNVVNAIDPDGRLIIFVGGLRLWAGNSDQTWGKSGIYYSDVFNYWRTKPGEVNSFGQKADIVGTFARIHNDNHHMFTSGSSHWNSQADQRRSEGVSKAKKFYRMYKKGKVALADNETIKIVSHSQGGAHAAGFADQLMTYKDADGNSLFNVEVIYYITPHQPGDITHPDGPQGYQWSHFNDAVTNAEGWMSWVNGGSGHAIIKNLSSINQFFEGTILGGEGQPEATGATGNRNGHNVTDNQQNIINTLNDFCKQNPGKCREVELVPNNANND; encoded by the coding sequence TTGAAACCGCCTGCATGTGGACTGAACCCCGTTGGCAGAGGATTATACCCGGCTATTGGAAGGTTCTGGCAGATAGATCCCTTGGCTGAGGATTATATGTACAATTCGACCTATGCATTCCAAGAAAACAAGTTAGGTGCACTGTATAATGGCAATATAGCAGAGACCTATTGGAAAACGGCCAATGACAATACGTTAAGGCGATATGCTTATACCTATGACGCTTTGAACCGTATTACCTCGGGATTGTATAACGGAGGCGGACATACCAACCGCTATACGTTAAAGGACATCGCCTATGACAAAAACGGGAATATTACCCAACTGACCCGTAATGGCGCCATAAATACCAATGCCTCTTCATTTGGAGAAATGGACAGGTTGAGCTATGCGTATTACAATGGGGGTAATTTTTTAGTCAAGGTAAGTGATGCCGCCAATAAGGTTTATGGTTTTAAGGATGGCGGTAATACGGATAATGATTATGGCCGGGATGCCAATGGCAATACCACAAGGGACAAGAACAAAGGGATTACATCTATTGCCTATAATCATCTAAATCTACCGACCCGGATAAGTTTTGGAACCAATAAAATTGACTATATTTACGATGCCTCGGGTACCAAGTTAAAGAAGGCGGTTACTGAGGGAAGTTCTGTGACAACTACCGAGTATGCAGGGAAGTATATCTATGAAAATGGTTCTTTGACATTTTTTAGTCATCCAGAGGGGTATGTAACTAAGGAGAACAGTGCGTTTAAATATGTGTATCAGTATAAGGATCATTTGGGGAACGTTAGACTGTCCTACTCGGATATGAACAATGACGGTGCTGTGGACAGTTCCGAGATAATGGATGAGAAAAATTACTATCCTTTCGGGGGAACCCATGCTGGATACAATACTCAAGTACAAGGCACATACCATCCTTACGGTTATAATGGCAAAGAGGAGAACGATGAACTCGGCCTGCAATGGATGGATTATGGAGTGAGAAATTATGACAAGTGGCTTGGACGCTGGATGAACCTTGACCCATTGGCTGAGAAGTACTCTAATCTTAGTCCTTTTTCTTATGTTGCCAATAATGTTGTTAATGCCATTGACCCAGATGGAAGATTAATAATCTTTGTTGGAGGATTAAGATTATGGGCAGGTAACTCTGACCAAACTTGGGGCAAATCAGGAATTTATTATTCAGATGTATTCAACTATTGGCGAACAAAACCAGGAGAAGTAAATTCTTTTGGGCAGAAAGCTGATATAGTGGGAACATTTGCAAGAATACATAACGATAACCATCATATGTTTACAAGTGGCTCTTCTCATTGGAACTCACAGGCAGACCAAAGACGTTCGGAAGGTGTTAGTAAAGCCAAAAAGTTCTATCGTATGTACAAAAAAGGTAAAGTGGCATTAGCTGACAATGAAACCATAAAAATAGTATCACATAGTCAAGGAGGTGCTCACGCTGCTGGTTTTGCAGACCAATTGATGACATATAAGGATGCTGATGGCAATTCATTGTTCAATGTAGAAGTTATTTACTACATAACGCCACATCAACCAGGGGACATCACCCACCCTGATGGTCCACAAGGGTATCAATGGAGTCATTTTAACGATGCTGTTACTAATGCAGAAGGTTGGATGTCTTGGGTTAACGGTGGTAGTGGCCACGCTATAATTAAAAACCTATCCTCAATTAATCAATTCTTTGAAGGCACTATTTTAGGAGGGGAAGGACAGCCAGAAGCAACGGGAGCGACAGGAAATCGAAATGGTCATAATGTTACGGACAACCAGCAGAATATAATAAACACATTAAACGATTTTTGTAAGCAAAACCCAGGTAAGTGTAGAGAAGTAGAGTTAGTACCAAATAACGCAAATAATGACTAA